DNA from Drosophila busckii strain San Diego stock center, stock number 13000-0081.31 chromosome 2R, ASM1175060v1, whole genome shotgun sequence:
aattgaTTAGATTTTGATTTCAAGTGCAGAAAgtgtttgcaacaaaaacaacaaatcgaaaagctttttattttgtttattttcgttgGTCAAGCGacttgttgctattattattgtataacaTTTGGGCGCTAATTGGGCGTGAAAAGCCAATGCTAGTTACAATTCAAACTACAAACATGCATAGTATATGAATTAAAAGTGGAATGTGTACTAAACATTAAGCGCTCTCCgattggcaacaatttatgagtaacgccgccgccgctcaaATAGTTACAAGCTTGAACAATAAGCGCACAATAAACATTTACTCATTGAACAAATACTTTAGTTTATGGCGCAACTTAGATGGTGAACCCCGCGtcataaaattgcttttatctaagccaaaaataaaacaaaatggagCAATTGATAGTCGACGTATgtgaactttaaattttagtataGTATAAAGATAATGCgaattgagttgagttgagttgagagtGCGCTCGGTTTGGTTGACTGCTGAAGTGCGCTGTAAAAAAAGCCAGACGAGCAACAATTAAGAGGCGAGCAGAGATCAAAAACACACGTAGGCGAACACACAGACATtgacattgcgtatacgtaacgtggCCTCAACTGCACGCCCACTGAGCTAAACGAGTTAAGGCTTAAGCCGCACCAAAAGCAGTAGCGCACTCGCTGCCAATTGAAAAGCTCTCTGGCCAAAACTCTCAGTACTCACAAACGTTAATAATGTTGCAGTCAGTCGATGAGAGCGCGCGCTGCGGCAATGAAcgtaacaaaattttaatagaaaataattcGCATTAGATCATTGAGTACGGCACGGAACACTCAAGTGTGCaatacaaaaatgaaaacaaatgtttagaaaataattattaagcgACGTAAATCAGAACTTGTGTAAAAAACCAATATCAAGCAATAATGAAAAACATGTGGattatatttatgattttggGCATCattgtgctttgtttgctggcgctgctggtaATGGCGGCGCGTTATCAGCGCGACTATTGGCGCTACCTGGGCATACCGCATGAGCGTCCCAAGAAATTGTGGCCCATTATAAAGCAGCTGGCAACGCAGTCGCTAAGCACAGAGGCGGGCAAGTCAGCGCATTATACGGagatatacaaaaaatttaaaggcaGCGGCCCGTTCTGCGGTTtctatgcgctgctgcagccgcgcGCTTTGGTGCTGGATCGCGAGCTTATACGACTTATAATGGTTAAAGACTTTTCCAATTTCAATGATCGCGGCATTTACTGCAATCAAAAGTCAGATCCGCTGTCTGGCGATCTATATGGACTACGTTGCAACAGCTGGAAGGAAATGCGACAGAAACTTGATCCTACTTTCGAGCTAAGCCGCATGTCCTGGCTCTATGGCAGTTTGTATGAGGAAGCGgagcagttgctgcttacAGTAAGCAGCACATTGATGAAGCAATCGCATGCCACGTTGCATATACAAAAGCTAATGCGTCGCTATGTGTTGAGCTCGCTGGCCAGCTGCGTTTTTGGTTTGACAGCTGAGCAGCGTCAGAAATATGCGCTGGATGAATTCGAGCGCATGACGGAGCTGGTGCTGAGCACGCGCAAACATGGCTATCTAATGAATCTAATGATGATACGTTTTCCCAACTTTTGTCGCGCATTTCGCATGCGTCTAACACCAAAGCCGGCGGAGCAATAttttctgcagctgctggaggatGTGGTGCAGCAACGTGAGGCAAGCGGCGTGCGTAGACAGGActatatgcagctgctgctggacattAAAGCGTTGGAGTTGACCACACATGAATATGAAGCGGATAAGGTGCTaaagttgcatttgcaacaCGAGCTGGCGGCGCATGCGTTTGTTTTTCTCAAAGCTGGTTATGAACAAACTTCCAACACTTTAACCTGCGTGCTCTATGAGTTGGCATTGCATACTGAAGTGCAGTCGCAGCTGCGTCAGGAGCTTAAAGCCGCTCTGGAGCGTCATGAcaacaatttaagctttgaaTGCGTTCAATCTTTAACTTTAATGGGTCATGTTATACTCGAAACGCTGCGTCTGCATCCCATTACGCCTTATATAATGCGCCGCGTGCTCAACGATTTTGTTGTGCCCgagcatattaagtatacgctgtTCAAAGAGCTGTTCGTTATAATTCCCACTCACGCCATACATAACGATCCAGAGTATTATCCAGAGCCACACAAATTCATGCCCGAGCGTTGGGGCAGTCCACGCAATTCACTCAATGAGCAAACCACttggtttggctttggcgttgGTGTGCGCGATTGCATTGGCATTCAGTTTGCCCAACTACAGCTGCGCTTAGCtctagcgctgctgctgcttgaattcGAGTTTACGCTCAACTCCAAGCGTCCCTTAGTGAGCATTGAGGATGGCGTTGCGCTGCAGCTTACGCCGCTGGGCGTCGTTGAGCCCGGCAACGAGGAGCGCGCGCTGTAGCAGCAAGAATTTAAATTCCAAACATTCCACATTTAATAATCTAATTATTTAGCTAATTAGCTTAGagcaatgctataaaaatgacAAACTTAATTATTACCTTACTATATGCCAACAATTTTGAGCCGAAATATCAATTCATAGTCAGCATTAGAAATACAAACtataattaacttttaatttagagtctataattaaatttccatcctattttatttattcaaacaaaatagcaataataagCATAATATTTGTGGGCGCACAGTGGTACAAAgctaaaatttgcaattaaaattaaaatgaactcagcttataaaaataaatacgttgAATACGAATACTTGTctctatttaaaaaattattggaAAATTACTTCAACtttgaatatattataaacaaaaaatgtttaaaattataaaacctTTTAAGTAACGCTTAACTATTTCAATATTAACTTTTCCAATCAATGAAATAGATTTATATTTGCCACATATTTTCGCCATACAAACCACAGTGCGTTGCTGTTGAATTCATTCATATTAAAGTTTTGGCTGCTTGCttagaatttataaaaaaaatagcatttaaattaaaacaattagtCAGCTAATTGCATCCGTcacaaagaaacaaacaaatcaaaaggcaactttttttatttatcaaattagtttatttatatactcgGGGCACAACTGATTTACATACATGGCATGTGttttggttgtgtgtgtgcacttgaattaatattaaatacaattgtacgtttgaaaatatttgtgaaattGTCTCGATATTTTGAGTGcgtattacaattaattatcgTAGTCTAATGTATTtgattgttaatttatttcgtATAGTTAGCATTGTCGTTTGTTGATATGGCTGctacttattgttgttaaacttaagcttaggTCTATGCATAAGTAGCTGATATAAAATGAAtgttaaaattagttaaactgctttttgtttggGCTTAAGTACTACAAATTGAACATTAAGtgtagaataaataaaaatcaatttgtgaAAATGATTATCAAGTTTTTAGTTGAGCGCTGGAATGTTTCGCTAAATTCAAAACTAACAACTAACTTTGTTCGACATTTTGGCCGCTAATACAAAAACATGGCTCACTTCGTTGGCTTGGGACGTgcgggcagcggcagcgacttgCGCGTGGACTCACCACGATTGGGC
Protein-coding regions in this window:
- the LOC108595513 gene encoding probable cytochrome P450 317a1, with the protein product MKNMWIIFMILGIIVLCLLALLVMAARYQRDYWRYLGIPHERPKKLWPIIKQLATQSLSTEAGKSAHYTEIYKKFKGSGPFCGFYALLQPRALVLDRELIRLIMVKDFSNFNDRGIYCNQKSDPLSGDLYGLRCNSWKEMRQKLDPTFELSRMSWLYGSLYEEAEQLLLTVSSTLMKQSHATLHIQKLMRRYVLSSLASCVFGLTAEQRQKYALDEFERMTELVLSTRKHGYLMNLMMIRFPNFCRAFRMRLTPKPAEQYFLQLLEDVVQQREASGVRRQDYMQLLLDIKALELTTHEYEADKVLKLHLQHELAAHAFVFLKAGYEQTSNTLTCVLYELALHTEVQSQLRQELKAALERHDNNLSFECVQSLTLMGHVILETLRLHPITPYIMRRVLNDFVVPEHIKYTLFKELFVIIPTHAIHNDPEYYPEPHKFMPERWGSPRNSLNEQTTWFGFGVGVRDCIGIQFAQLQLRLALALLLLEFEFTLNSKRPLVSIEDGVALQLTPLGVVEPGNEERAL